The following proteins come from a genomic window of Paroceanicella profunda:
- a CDS encoding sensor domain-containing protein, with translation MTPDRIDQLLIDSISDYSIAMLDTQGRVLRWNTGAEQLKGYTREEMLGKHYARIFTPEDRAAGAPERALEAARRSGHYVTEGWRVRKDGRRIRVIASMDQVLMDGELVGFTKVACDVSFRQSEVETLAELGRRLGAAVSQMRRPVTVFDASERLLLANDAFCQTFSLSEWALWPGMHVRDLLGELGRQLNHADDPDWVERIYRAHRELIAAARAQGDTIERAIDLGAGRRIARTVLPDGSWISMYEGVAEQKRMEAHMEYMLRHDVLTGLPNRLAHAERLEREMSRAQEQGTGLAVIIIDIDRFQEINDLHGHSVGDRLLTVYAERLAGGDGEARGAARIGADEFAVTCRYAGEEALQCELDRLREIFARPIRMLEMELAPRVSIGLACAPEHGATPDQLFNNAELAMRRAKEPGAPLLCRFDPQMDEASRARRALARDLREAIRRGQIDLAFQVQACVQSGVAVGFEALARWTHPVLGRIPPGDFVALAEGTGEIDRLGELVLRRACCQAALWPGRQRVAVNLSPLQFASGRLPALVSEVLRDSGLPAARLELEITESALIEERRAAIAQMEAISRMGITFVLDDFGKGFSSFGTLRSFVFGKLKIDRSFIAGVGESAPARAVLRAMVALGHSLGLNVLAEGVETESELAVIRAEGCDEMQGYLIGRPVLPGAPGAPDNIS, from the coding sequence TTGACCCCTGACCGCATCGACCAGCTGCTGATCGATTCGATCTCCGACTACTCGATCGCGATGCTGGACACGCAAGGCCGCGTCCTGCGCTGGAATACCGGCGCGGAGCAACTCAAAGGCTACACGCGGGAGGAGATGCTGGGCAAGCATTACGCGCGCATCTTCACGCCGGAGGATCGCGCGGCCGGCGCGCCGGAACGCGCGCTGGAGGCTGCGCGCCGCAGCGGCCATTACGTCACCGAGGGGTGGCGGGTGCGCAAGGACGGCCGCCGCATCCGGGTCATCGCCAGCATGGACCAGGTTCTGATGGACGGCGAACTGGTGGGGTTCACCAAGGTCGCCTGCGACGTGAGCTTCCGCCAGTCTGAGGTGGAGACCCTGGCCGAGCTGGGCCGGCGGCTCGGCGCCGCGGTGTCGCAGATGCGCCGGCCGGTCACCGTGTTCGACGCGTCCGAGCGCCTGCTGCTGGCGAATGACGCGTTCTGCCAGACATTCTCCCTCTCCGAATGGGCCCTGTGGCCGGGCATGCATGTGCGCGACCTGCTCGGCGAACTGGGGCGGCAGCTCAACCACGCCGATGATCCTGACTGGGTTGAGCGCATCTACCGGGCCCACCGCGAGCTGATCGCCGCCGCCCGCGCGCAGGGCGACACGATCGAGCGGGCCATCGATCTCGGCGCAGGCCGGAGGATTGCGCGCACCGTGCTGCCCGACGGATCCTGGATCTCGATGTACGAGGGCGTGGCCGAGCAGAAGCGGATGGAGGCGCATATGGAATACATGCTGCGCCACGACGTGCTCACCGGGCTGCCGAACCGCCTCGCCCATGCCGAGCGCCTGGAGCGCGAGATGAGCCGGGCGCAGGAGCAGGGCACCGGGCTTGCGGTCATCATCATCGACATCGACCGCTTCCAGGAGATCAACGACCTGCACGGCCACAGCGTGGGCGACCGCCTGCTGACGGTCTATGCCGAGCGCCTGGCCGGCGGTGACGGCGAGGCCCGGGGCGCGGCACGCATCGGCGCGGACGAATTCGCCGTCACCTGCCGCTACGCGGGGGAGGAAGCGTTGCAGTGCGAGCTGGACCGGCTGCGCGAGATCTTCGCCCGTCCCATCCGGATGCTGGAGATGGAACTGGCGCCGCGGGTGAGCATCGGCCTCGCCTGCGCGCCGGAGCACGGGGCCACGCCCGACCAGCTGTTCAACAACGCCGAACTGGCGATGCGCCGCGCGAAGGAACCCGGCGCGCCGCTGCTCTGCCGTTTCGATCCCCAGATGGACGAGGCCTCCCGCGCCCGCCGCGCCCTTGCGCGCGACCTGCGCGAGGCCATCCGCAGGGGGCAGATCGACCTCGCCTTCCAGGTTCAGGCCTGCGTGCAGAGCGGTGTCGCGGTCGGGTTCGAGGCGCTGGCGCGCTGGACCCATCCCGTGCTGGGCCGGATTCCGCCCGGTGACTTCGTTGCCCTCGCAGAGGGGACCGGCGAGATCGACCGGCTCGGCGAACTGGTGTTGCGCCGCGCCTGCTGCCAGGCGGCGCTCTGGCCCGGGCGGCAGCGGGTGGCTGTGAACCTCTCGCCCCTGCAGTTCGCCAGCGGCCGGCTGCCGGCGCTGGTCTCCGAGGTGCTGCGCGACAGCGGCCTTCCGGCCGCGCGCCTCGAACTCGAGATCACCGAAAGCGCCCTCATCGAGGAGCGCCGCGCCGCCATCGCCCAGATGGAGGCCATCTCGCGCATGGGCATCACCTTCGTGCTGGATGATTTCGGCAAGGGGTTCTCCTCCTTCGGCACGCTGCGGTCCTTCGTGTTCGGCAAGCTCAAGATCGACCGGAGCTTCATCGCAGGCGTGGGCGAGAGCGCGCCGGCCCGCGCGGTGCTGCGCGCCATGGTGGCGCTCGGCCACAGCCTCGGGCTCAACGTGCTGGCCGAAGGTGTCGAGACCGAGAGCGAACTTGCCGTGATCCGTGCCGAGGGGTGCGACGAGATGCAGGGCTACCTGATCGGCCGCCCGGTGCTGCCCGGCGCTCCGGGGGCGCCGGACAACATCAGTTGA
- a CDS encoding carbohydrate kinase has translation MTDLGQQEAAVLDCISRNPFAGQQELADTLGLARSTVAAHVSALIRKGYILGRGYVLPGPRRAVCLGGAVLDRKYRALGEVVAGTSNPVEGHRSFGGVARNVAETLAALGVQTSFVTAVGDDEGGRQILDHLQARGVDVSRVQRGAGQATAEYAAILDAAGELVLGIADMAIFDTLTPDALARVWPHLAGADRVFCDCNLPAETLAGLITRARGARFRLAIDAVSTHKVRRLPEVLEGVDLMFLNLDEAGAVLGARPDSLRAAAAAIVARGAAQALVSDGPRGIAVADASGVRLLPAVPARPVDITGAGDAMIAGTLYRLFAGDPLSGAARVGALLGALATECPGSVIDGLSATWLADRFDRLPAAAS, from the coding sequence GTGACGGATCTCGGACAACAGGAAGCGGCGGTGCTGGACTGCATCTCCCGCAACCCCTTCGCCGGTCAGCAGGAGCTGGCCGACACGCTGGGCCTTGCCCGCTCCACCGTCGCCGCCCATGTCTCCGCGCTCATCCGCAAGGGCTACATCCTCGGGCGCGGTTACGTGCTGCCCGGGCCGCGGCGCGCGGTGTGCCTCGGCGGGGCGGTGCTGGACCGCAAGTACCGCGCGCTCGGCGAGGTGGTCGCGGGCACGTCGAACCCGGTGGAGGGGCATCGCAGCTTCGGCGGCGTGGCGCGCAACGTGGCCGAGACTCTGGCAGCGCTCGGCGTCCAGACCAGCTTCGTGACGGCCGTCGGCGATGACGAGGGTGGCCGGCAGATCCTCGATCACCTGCAGGCCCGTGGCGTCGACGTAAGCCGGGTGCAGCGCGGGGCAGGGCAGGCCACCGCGGAATACGCCGCCATCCTCGATGCCGCGGGCGAGCTCGTGCTCGGCATCGCGGACATGGCGATCTTCGACACGCTCACCCCGGACGCGCTCGCCCGGGTCTGGCCGCATCTCGCCGGCGCCGACCGGGTGTTCTGCGATTGCAACCTGCCGGCCGAAACCCTCGCCGGGCTGATCACGCGGGCGCGCGGGGCGCGGTTCCGCCTCGCCATCGACGCGGTCTCCACCCACAAGGTCCGCCGCCTGCCCGAGGTGTTGGAGGGGGTGGACCTCATGTTCCTCAATCTCGACGAGGCGGGAGCCGTGCTCGGCGCGCGGCCCGACAGCCTGCGCGCCGCGGCGGCGGCCATCGTCGCGCGCGGGGCCGCGCAGGCGCTGGTCTCCGACGGGCCGCGCGGCATTGCGGTGGCCGATGCCTCCGGTGTGCGGCTGCTGCCTGCGGTGCCGGCCCGCCCCGTCGACATCACCGGGGCCGGCGACGCGATGATCGCCGGCACGCTGTACCGCCTTTTCGCCGGAGACCCGCTTTCCGGGGCCGCCCGGGTGGGGGCGCTGCTCGGCGCGCTCGCCACGGAATGCCCCGGCAGCGTGATCGACGGCCTCTCCGCCACCTGGCTGGCCGACCGGTTCGACCGCCTTCCCGCTGCCGCGTCCTGA
- a CDS encoding AAA family ATPase has protein sequence MYTHEDLAALQAQSLRMQSWIRKQTFSPEMEKTLRRFSSWEVAELILKVNQSTFRGRLAADPSLPDGEVEEEGRQRWYSLDEINELRRRVKVNRQSLLPYRPAGKRAIRAAIANFKGGAGKSTVALHFAHAAALDGYRVLLIDFDPQATLSHAMGMTDVDEDHTVWGIMARDLVRETDRMNAASVGAESGTALPRRQLPASIRDLGLSGLRATDFIKPTSWSTIDIIPSCANAAFVEFASAQYRHLNPDWSFFACVARYLEGIPDDAYDLILFDCPPAIGYQSMNAVFAADMLYIPSGPGYWEYDSTTSFIGQLAEALEDLAAGFATFPAGKVALPKAFLELRFLLTRYEPGSELHRAMRDAFRKVFGAHVTEHPIELTRAVEQSGRFLCSVYEIDYRDMTRETWRRARATFDQAYGEFRASLCSAWDKLDADREDAA, from the coding sequence ATGTACACTCATGAAGACCTTGCGGCGCTGCAGGCGCAGTCCCTGCGGATGCAGAGCTGGATCCGCAAGCAGACATTCTCGCCCGAGATGGAGAAGACGTTGCGGCGCTTTTCCTCCTGGGAGGTGGCGGAGCTGATCCTGAAGGTGAACCAGTCCACCTTCCGCGGGCGGCTGGCAGCCGACCCCTCGCTGCCCGACGGCGAGGTGGAGGAGGAGGGCCGCCAGCGCTGGTATTCGCTCGACGAGATCAACGAGCTGCGCCGCCGCGTGAAGGTGAACCGCCAGTCGCTGCTGCCCTACCGGCCGGCGGGCAAGCGGGCGATCCGCGCGGCCATCGCCAACTTCAAGGGAGGCGCGGGCAAGTCCACCGTCGCGCTGCACTTCGCCCATGCCGCGGCGCTGGACGGCTACCGCGTGCTGCTGATCGACTTCGACCCGCAGGCCACGCTCTCCCACGCCATGGGCATGACGGATGTGGATGAGGACCACACGGTCTGGGGCATCATGGCGCGGGACCTGGTGCGCGAGACCGACCGGATGAACGCGGCCTCCGTGGGGGCGGAGAGCGGTACCGCCCTGCCCCGCCGGCAGCTGCCCGCCTCCATCCGGGATCTGGGCCTGTCCGGGCTGCGCGCCACGGACTTCATCAAGCCCACCTCCTGGTCGACGATCGACATCATTCCCTCCTGCGCGAACGCGGCCTTCGTGGAGTTCGCCTCGGCGCAATATCGGCACCTTAACCCGGACTGGTCGTTCTTCGCCTGCGTGGCCCGCTATCTGGAAGGCATTCCGGATGACGCCTATGACCTCATCCTGTTCGACTGCCCGCCGGCCATCGGCTACCAGTCGATGAACGCGGTCTTCGCGGCCGACATGCTCTACATCCCCTCGGGCCCCGGCTACTGGGAATACGATTCCACCACCAGTTTCATCGGCCAGCTCGCCGAGGCGCTGGAGGACCTGGCCGCGGGTTTCGCCACCTTCCCCGCGGGGAAGGTGGCCCTCCCCAAGGCATTCCTGGAATTGCGGTTCCTGCTCACCCGTTACGAGCCCGGCAGCGAGCTGCACCGGGCGATGCGCGACGCGTTCCGCAAGGTGTTCGGCGCGCATGTGACGGAGCACCCGATCGAGCTCACCCGCGCCGTGGAACAGTCCGGCCGCTTCCTGTGCTCGGTCTACGAGATCGACTACCGCGATATGACCCGCGAAACCTGGCGGCGCGCCCGCGCCACCTTCGACCAGGCCTACGGTGAATTCCGGGCGTCCCTCTGTTCCGCCTGG